The DNA region CGCCAGGTCCTCGGCCAGGCCGCTGCCGAGGCTGCGGGCGTCCCCGCCGCCCGGGCTGTAGAGGAGCACCGGCCGCCGCCCCGGCAGCGGCGGCGCGCCGATGTGCCCGTGGGTGCGGACGCTCCCCCAGTCCACCGTGCCCTCCGCCGGAAGCCCCTGGTGGATCCACGGCGCCAGTTCGGCGAACGCCCGTGCCTCGGCCGGGGTGAGCTGCGGGGCGCGCGGGCAGCCGCGCACCCCGGCGGCCGGGTACAGGACGGTGAGCATCACCTCCCGCACCCCGCCGACCCAGGGATCGGTACGGGAGGGGTCGGTCAGGGCGAGGGTGCGCAGCCCGACGGGGTACGGCCCGGTCGGCGCGGGCAGCGGCAACGCGGGGCGGCTGGGCGAGTGGGCGGCGATGGGGGCGATCAGGGCGCCTTTGAGGAGGGTGCGTCGAGAGGTCATGCGAGCATCGTGGGAGCGGGGCGGGCGGCGCCGCGAAGGTTCAGGCCCTGCCCGAAAGGCTGGCGGAGGACGGGGAGTTGTGCCGGTGCTGCGGATCCACCTCACTGCGGACGATCTCGCCCGGGTGCGCTTCGCCCCGCGCCCGGCCCCGCTCCAGGAGCTCCACGCGGCCCTGACGACGGCCGTCGCGCCGTTCCCGGCGGGCCCGCTGTTCGCGCGCTGGCGGTCCCGAATCCTGCGCACCCTGCCGGCCGCCGCGGCCCCGCTCGCCGACCTGGTGCCGGGCGGCCGCCCGCCGGCCTTCCTCGACGTCCTCGGCGACACGCTGGACGATGCCTTCGACCGCATCCGCGCGACGCGATCCGAGACCGTGCGGGCCGAGCTGGAGCGGGTGTACGGGGCGGGGCCCGCGCCGCGCTGGATCCGCGGCCTGCACGCGGGCGAGGCGGCGTCCTGGCGGGCCGTGCGCCGGGCCCAGCGGGCCGCGTACGAGACGGTCCTGGCGCCGGTCTGGCCCCTGGTCCAGGACCTGCACCGCGACGCGTTCGCCCGCCACGCCCTGACGGTCGCCGAACACGGCCTGACCGCCGCCCTCCAGTCCCTCGCGCCCGGCACCCGCTTCGACGGCACCGTCTGGGAGTGGCCCGCCGCCGCCCCCGACCGCGACATCCACCCGGCCGGCCGCGGCCTGCTCCTCCTCCCGACCTTCCACCACCCCACGGGCCCCCTCCTCCACGACCTCCCGCCCCACCCGGTGGTCCTCACCTACCCGTCGAGCCCCGCCCTCCCCCCGCCCACCCCGCAACCGGAAGCCCACGAGGACCCCCTGGCGGCAGCCCTCGGCCGCACCCGCGCGGCCCTCCTCCGCCTCCTCACCACCCCCCTGACCACCACCGAACTGGCCCGCGCCCTCCACATCAGCAACGCCACCGCCTCCACCCACGCAGCCGCCCTCCGCTCCGCCGCCCTCCTGACCACCACCCGCACCGGCCGCTCGGTAACCCACGCCCGAACGCCCCTGGCGGACCTGGTGATGGGCGCGCGCGGGGGCGGGGGGAGGGTGTAGGGGGGCGGGCGGGATGCGCCGGCCCTCCCGGGCGGGTCGGGCACGGCGTGGCGCCGGGAGGCTCTCCGGTGCCCGGGGCGAAGCCCCGAGGGTTCGGCCGCAGGCCGCAGCCCCGGCCCCGCGGCGGCGGCGCGCATGCCGGACCTGGGCCCGGGCAGGCCCGGCCATCGCGCGCGCCCAAGCGCCGCGCGCCCCGGGCCGTAACCCGGGGGGAGGCCGCACGTCCCAGGGCCCCACCCCCGGTCGCCGCGCGCTCTAGCGCAGCGCGTCGGCGACCTCGCGGGCCGCGTCCACCACGCGGGGGCCGACGCGTTCGGGGACGGCGTCGGCGAGCATGACCACGCCGACGCTGCCCTCGATGCCGGTGACGCCGACCAGGGGCGCGGCGGCGCCGCTGGCGCCCGCCTCCAGTTCGCCGTGGGTGAGGGTGAAGCCGGGTTCGATGAGTTCGCCCTGGCGGGCGGCGAGGATGGCGCGGCCGGCCGCCCCGCGGTCCAGCGGGTGCCGGAAGCCGGCGCGGTAGGCCACGTGGTAGTCGGTCCAGGTGGGTTCGACGACGGCGACGGCGAGCGCGTCGGCCCCGTCCACCAGGGTGAGGTGGGCGGTGGCTCCTATGTCCTCGGCGAGCGAGCGCAGCGCGGGCAGCGCGGCCTCCCGCACCAGCGGGTGCACCTGGCGGCCCAGGCGCAGCACGCCGAGCCCGACGCGGGCGCGGCCGCCCAGGTCGCGGCGGACCAGGGCGTGCTGCTCGAGGGTGGCGAGCAATCGGTAGACGACGGTCCGGTTCACACCGAGTCGGTTGGACAACTCGGTGACGGTCAGGCCGTGGTCGGTGTCGGCGAGCAGTTTGAGGACTCGAAGTCCCCGGTCGAGCGTCTGGGAGGTCTCCGCGGTCACGACGCCCTCTCCTTCGGAGTGAGTGACAGCGGACTCGTACGAAAGCTGCGACACCGGTCCCATCGGCGACGCACGTCAGAGGCCGCCGGCAGGACGGGGTACACCGGCTGCGCTCCGCGGCGGCGCTGCCACGGGGCGTTTGCTTGAGCCGGGACAGTAGCGGCGTGCTCCGCTCAGCGGAAGACCTCGTCCAGAATCCGGGCGCCGACGACCGGATACGGGCGGTTCGGGACCTAAGTCGGCCGAACGCGGGACTTTGGCTGACAAGGGGGCCCGGTTCGTCCCCGTAGCGTGCGAGGTGTGCCCGGGCCGACCGTGGGGGCCGGTCCCGGGAACGGCCGAGGCCCGTACGCCGCCTGCGTACGGGCCTCGAACCGTCATGTGCGGGGGCTCACCGCATCCGCGTGGCCCACTCCTGCACCTTCTTGATCCGCTCGCGGATCTGCCCGGCGGTCGCCTCCGCGCTCGGCGGCCCGCCGCACACCCGCCGCAGCTCGGTGTGGATGACACCGTGCGGCTTGCCGCTCTGGTGAACGTACGCACCGACCATCGTGTTGAGCTGTTTCCGCAGCTCAAGCAGCTCCTTGTGGGAAACGACGGGCCGCCGTTCCGCCGGAAGCTCCAACAGATCGGCCTCGGTGTCCGGCTTCTTGCGGCTGTGCGCGATCTGCCGGGCCTGCCGCTTCTGGAGGAGCAGCTGCACCTGGTCGGGTTCGAGGAGCCCGGGGATGCCGAGGTAGTCCTGCTCCTCCTCGCTGCCGGGGTGGGCCTGCATGCCGAACTCGGCGGCGTTGTAGAGGACGCGGTCGAAGACGGCGTCGGACTCCAGCGCCTCGAAGGGCAGCATGTCCTGCTCGCCGGTGTCCTCGTCCTGCTGCCGCTCCGCCTCCGCCATCTCCTTCTCGGACTCGGCGTACGGGTCCTCGTCCTCGCCCGCCTTCTTCGGCTTGTCGAGCACGTGGTCGCGCTCGACCTCCATCTCGGTGGCGAAGCCGAGGAGGCTGGGGATGGTGGGAAGGAACACGGACGCCGTCTCGCCGCGCCTGCGGGATCGCACGAAGCGCCCGACGGCCTGCGCGAAGAACAGCGGTGTCGAGATCGTCGTCGCGTACACGCCGACGGAGAGCCGCGGCACGTCGACGCCCTCGGACACCATGCGGACCGCGACCATCCAGCGGTCGGTGTTCTCGCTGAACTCGTCGATGCGGTTCGAGGCGCCGGTGTCGTCGGACAGCACGACGGTGGCCTTGGTGCCGGTGATCTCGCGGATCAGCTTGGCGTAGGCGCGGGCCGAGTCCTGGTCGGAGGCGATGACCAGGCCGCCGGCGTCCGGGATGGACTTGCGGACCTCGGTGAGCCGCTGGTCGGCGGCGCGCAGCACGTTCGGCATCCACTCGCCGCGCGGGTCGAGCGCGGTCCGCCAGGCCTGCGAGATGGCGTCCTTGGTCATCGGCTCGCCGAGGCGCGCGGCGATCTCGTCACCGGCCTTGGTGCGCCAGCGCATGTTGCCGCTGTAGGAGAGGAAGATGACCGGCCGGACGACGCCGTCGCCGAGCGCGTTGCCGTAGCCGTAGGTGTAGTCGGCCGAGGAGCGGCGGATGCCGTCGTTCCCCTCCTCGTACGTGACGAAGGGGATCGGGTTGGTGTCGGAGCGGAACGGCGTGCCGGTGAGGGCGAGCCGCCGGGTGGCCGGCTCGAAGGCCTCCAGGCAGGCCTCGCCCCAGGACTTGGAGTCTCCGGCGTGGTGGATCTCGTCGAGGATGACGAGGGTCTTGCGCTGTTCGCTGCGGTTGCGGTGGAGCATGGGCCGCACGCCGACGCCGGCGTACGTGATGGCGATCCCGTCGTACTCCTTGCTGAGCGGCCCGGCGCTGTAGTCCGGGTCCAGCTTGATCCCTATCCGCGCCGCGGCGGCCGCCCACTGCTTCTTCAGGTGCTCGGTGGGGGCGACGACCGTGACCTGCTGCACCACGTGGTGGTGCAGCAGCCAGGACGCGAGGGTCAGCGCGAAGGTGGTCTTGCCGGCGCCGGGCGTGGCGACCGCGAGGAAGTCACGGGGCTGCTCCTGGATGTACTTCTCCATCGCGCCCTGCTGCCAGGCTCGCAGCTTGTTGGCGGTGCCCCAGGGGGCGCGGCCGGGGAAGGCGGGAGAGAGGTGGTGTGAGGAGGTGGCGGTGGTAGTCACGATCTCCGGTTACGGTTCGACGCTCGTCCAGACGCTCGTCCAGATATGACAACCGGGCCACCTTACCGGTGCGATCGCGTCGACCCGGCAGGATCGAGCCCGCGTCGAGGCGCCGTGAGACCGTCCTCACACTCCTCCGGAAAGCGTTCTCAAACGCCCCGCTATGTCCGTGATCTCCGCCAATTCGCCGCCGGCCACGCCCACGACCAGCTCGTATGCCCGGTCCTGGTCGGCGTCGGCGAGATCGACTCCGTTGACGGCGAGGAAGACGGCGGCGGAGAGCCAGGCGGCGCGCTTGTTGCCGTCGACGAAGGGGTGGTTGGAGGCGAGGGCGTGGAGGAGGACGGCCGCCTGCTCGTAGAGGTCGCGGTACGCGCTCTCGCCGAACATACGGGCCCGGGGACGGTGCACCGCGGACTCCAGGAGCCCGGGCGCGCGCAGCTCGGGGTCGCCGTCGCCGGTGAAGGCGAGGCGGGCGACGGCGGTGACCTCGGCGACGGTGAGGAAGCGGGTGCCGGTGGGACCGGTGGTGCCGGTGGTGCCGGTCATGCTCCGAGCCTCCGGAGGAGGTCGTGGTGGCGGAGGGCGAGCCGCATGGCGGTGTGCGTGACGCGGGTGGTCTCGACGTCGACGTACCGGCGTACGGCCTCGTCGACGAGCTCGTCGACGGTGACGCCTCGGGCGTCGGCGAGATCGGCGAGGTCGGGGTGTCGTTCCATGCCCGCACCCTAGGCAGGACCAGACTCCGCAGCCACCGCCTTTCGGTCGCGGAGGCGGGTGGCGACCCAGCCGCCGAGCGCGGCGACACCGGCCATGGGCAGGAA from Streptomyces fradiae includes:
- a CDS encoding ArsR family transcriptional regulator, whose translation is MLRIHLTADDLARVRFAPRPAPLQELHAALTTAVAPFPAGPLFARWRSRILRTLPAAAAPLADLVPGGRPPAFLDVLGDTLDDAFDRIRATRSETVRAELERVYGAGPAPRWIRGLHAGEAASWRAVRRAQRAAYETVLAPVWPLVQDLHRDAFARHALTVAEHGLTAALQSLAPGTRFDGTVWEWPAAAPDRDIHPAGRGLLLLPTFHHPTGPLLHDLPPHPVVLTYPSSPALPPPTPQPEAHEDPLAAALGRTRAALLRLLTTPLTTTELARALHISNATASTHAAALRSAALLTTTRTGRSVTHARTPLADLVMGARGGGGRV
- a CDS encoding DEAD/DEAH box helicase, whose product is MVTTTATSSHHLSPAFPGRAPWGTANKLRAWQQGAMEKYIQEQPRDFLAVATPGAGKTTFALTLASWLLHHHVVQQVTVVAPTEHLKKQWAAAAARIGIKLDPDYSAGPLSKEYDGIAITYAGVGVRPMLHRNRSEQRKTLVILDEIHHAGDSKSWGEACLEAFEPATRRLALTGTPFRSDTNPIPFVTYEEGNDGIRRSSADYTYGYGNALGDGVVRPVIFLSYSGNMRWRTKAGDEIAARLGEPMTKDAISQAWRTALDPRGEWMPNVLRAADQRLTEVRKSIPDAGGLVIASDQDSARAYAKLIREITGTKATVVLSDDTGASNRIDEFSENTDRWMVAVRMVSEGVDVPRLSVGVYATTISTPLFFAQAVGRFVRSRRRGETASVFLPTIPSLLGFATEMEVERDHVLDKPKKAGEDEDPYAESEKEMAEAERQQDEDTGEQDMLPFEALESDAVFDRVLYNAAEFGMQAHPGSEEEQDYLGIPGLLEPDQVQLLLQKRQARQIAHSRKKPDTEADLLELPAERRPVVSHKELLELRKQLNTMVGAYVHQSGKPHGVIHTELRRVCGGPPSAEATAGQIRERIKKVQEWATRMR
- a CDS encoding type II toxin-antitoxin system death-on-curing family toxin → MTGTTGTTGPTGTRFLTVAEVTAVARLAFTGDGDPELRAPGLLESAVHRPRARMFGESAYRDLYEQAAVLLHALASNHPFVDGNKRAAWLSAAVFLAVNGVDLADADQDRAYELVVGVAGGELAEITDIAGRLRTLSGGV
- a CDS encoding IclR family transcriptional regulator is translated as MTAETSQTLDRGLRVLKLLADTDHGLTVTELSNRLGVNRTVVYRLLATLEQHALVRRDLGGRARVGLGVLRLGRQVHPLVREAALPALRSLAEDIGATAHLTLVDGADALAVAVVEPTWTDYHVAYRAGFRHPLDRGAAGRAILAARQGELIEPGFTLTHGELEAGASGAAAPLVGVTGIEGSVGVVMLADAVPERVGPRVVDAAREVADALR